A window of the Sabethes cyaneus chromosome 1, idSabCyanKW18_F2, whole genome shotgun sequence genome harbors these coding sequences:
- the LOC128746342 gene encoding nose resistant to fluoxetine protein 6-like — MWQIGSAWIVLLALGLGVTSVFARTANQTRTVNQTRTGEFSIDELLLLNRQFLDFLIAYDDSAVVQPADRQCLGRMQQLSTAYLNRERHGLQWFDSWGKIPSGLYHGNGNAFGNYDQCRQYRWQDVRGQHCTFLSMISPDWPVLTSSLCVPHVCAPEFARQLYGEYLATRGAMVITELNQNNLCIQDRDVEFNGAVITAMVIFSLIAAAVAGCTTYELLQVTLKRDVNKLYSSFSLYRNVLSILHIVPTKPKDGTRNSETIECAHGVRALSMIWIIVVHIHESIAPVPVNNEVAKQEYLGSFGAVVIFGMGYLAVDTFLVLSGMLVAWNLLKELDKNGKINPLMLYLHRYIRITAPYAALVLFVVSFAKYMGEGLLWQSVIDASADTCSKYWWSALLHIQNYVNPRSMCLGWTWYLSVDMQLYIIGPALIYPLWRFGKRVLIGIGFLALLSIACVFTTFLVNDFRIHPSAPNSQDRSVRTYYPTHARMAVWLLGTIFGYILYTTKSTGVQLAKRYYAIGWSTCFALLGLMTYSLYEFIRTDFNEFSNVADAFFEALHRSVFAICVMWIIFACVNGKGWLINDFLSSSLWQPLSKLSFTMYLLHLQMILMASIAPVKTYGYFSVMDLFYRVWGALGLTTSIALLWSAIFEIPFVTLDRLLLRS, encoded by the exons ATGTGGCAAATCGGTTCTGCATGGATTGTGCTGCTGGCCCTGGGCCTCGGTGTGACTTCGGTGTTTGCTCGTACTGCGAATCAAACTCGGACCGTGAATCAAACTCGTACTGGAGAGTTCAGCATTGATGAACTGCTCTTGTTGAATAGACAGTTTCTGGACTTCCTCATCGCTTACGATGATTCGGCGGTAGTGCAACCCGCTGATCGACAGTGCCTTGGAAGGATGCAACAACTATCCACGGCTTATCTGAATCGGGAACGCCACGGGTTGCAGT GGTTTGATTCATGGGGTAAAATCCCGTCGGGGCTTTATCATGGCAATGGAAATGCTTTCGGAAACTACGACCAGTGCCGACAGTACCGCTGGCAGGATGTTCGTGGACAGCACTGTACTTTTCTCTCCATGATTTCGCCTGACTGGCCAGTTCTTACGTCTTCCCTGTGTGTACCGCATGTTTGTGCACCGGAATTTGCTCGCCAGTTGTACGGTGAATATCTGGCTACTCGGGGCGCTATGGTTATAACCGAACTGAATCAAAACAATCTGTGCATTCAAGACCGGGACGTGGAGTTCAACGGTGCCGTGATAACTGCTAT GGTAATATTTTCTTTGATTGCGGCTGCCGTGGCCGGTTGTACCACGTATGAGTTGCTTCAGGTGACCTTGAAACGGGACGTTAACAAACTGTACAGTTCGTTCTCACTGTACCGAAATGTGCTTAGTATTCTACACATCGTGCCGACGAAGCCCAAGGACGGCACAAGGAATTCCGAAACGATCGAATGTGCGCACGGAGTGCGAGCTCTTTCGATGATCTGGATTATCGTGGTGCATATCCACGAAAGCATTGCTCCCGTTCCGGTGAACAACGAGGTGGCAAAGCAGGAGTATTTGGGCAGCTTTGGTGCGGTCGTTATCTTCGGAATGGGTTATCTAGCTGTGGACACTTTTTTGGTTTTGAGTGGCATGTTGGTGGCATGGAACCTGCTGAAGGAGTTGGATAAGAACGGGAAGATAAATCCTCTGATGCTGTATCTTCACCGGTACATTCGAATTACGGCTCCGTATGCTGCCTTGGTACTGTTTGTTGTTTCATTCGCTAAATACATGGGAGAAGGTCTTCTATGGCAGAGTGTAATAGATGCAAGTGCGGATACTTGTTCAAAATATTGGTGGTCAGCTCTGCTGCACATTCAAAATTATGTTAATCCCAGAAGCATG TGCCTCGGATGGACCTGGTATCTTTCTGTTGATATGCAGCTATACATCATCGGACCAGCTCTTATCTATCCGCTGTGGCGATTTGGCAAACGAGTATTAATCGGAATTGGCTTTCTGGCATTGCTATCGATAGCATGCGTCTTTACGACCTTCCTCGTGAATGATTTTCGGATTCATCCGAGCGCTCCAAATTCGCAGGATCGTTCGGTTAGGACTTACTATCCGACACACGCTCGGATGGCTGTCTGGCTGCTTGGCACCATCTTTGGGTACATACTGTACACGACTAAATCAACGGGCGTTCAACTGGCAAAGCGTTATTACGCCATCGGTTGGTCGACCTGCTTTGCGCTGCTCGGATTGATGACGTATTCATTGTACGAATTCATCCGAACGGATTTCAACGAGTTCTCCAACGTCGCAGATGCCTTCTTCGAAGCGCTTCACCGGTCCGTGTTTGCGATTTGCGTTATGTGGATTATCTTCGCCTGCGTTAACGGAAAGGGCTGGCTTATCAACGATTTCCTGAGCTCTTCTCTGTGGCAACCGCTTTCGAAGTTATCCTTTACGATGTACCTGCTGCACCTTCAAATGATATTGATGGCATCCATAGCTCCGGTAAAAACGTACGGATATTTCAGCGTTATGGACTTGTTCTACCGTGTCTGGGGCGCACTAGGGCTGACCACGAGCATAGCCCTACTGTGGAGTGCAATATTCGAGATTCCATTCGTTACCCTGGATAGACTGCTGCTCAGGAGTTAA
- the LOC128746343 gene encoding uncharacterized protein LOC128746343, translating to MHFVIFRKLNRHLLIHKHLEKVRKLEPPKAGKLASFVPFGTAVEQLCEHMKAAELKQHLVNPLLIQDLVDKFPDNEKREWVRYKSGKKRVTLRIFSNFISEIVSDACEANVCLDYKLLSKPVAEVQPGKGTKEKGAVYSHREGSSGVDNEERRKQKPCERTDHRLRYCEDFKKLPYVDRMKIVDRFKLCLNAHGTAQCKFKLRCNVGECREAHNTLLHPVQRVVSAHIRADSLTLFRMIPVNLHCGERTVTVLVFLDEGASVTLMEKSLVDRLGAVGIAKKLTIKWTADIARLEESRRLNLWASALGADEKLLLKTVRTVGKLMLPQQKLNAEELSDQYAYMRGLPIASYNGRPEMLIGLNNIHTFAPIEAKIGSVADPIAVRCKLGWTVYGPRQANAVEASGAYLGVNRKITNESLHDLLKTHYALEESVPSDGLEEVEAVRKEAGKGPGATPKRCRQIDEYHEKGYPHLATAEELAKTEPGKVWYLPLNVVQNPKKPEKVRLIWDAAADVQGVSLNSKLLKGPDMLVPLMSVLVGFRERRIAFGGDVRQMYHQLQMIAQDKRFLRFLFRKNVQDPPSVYVMDVATFGSTSSPCSAQFVKNRNAEEFAGQYPEAAAAIIHRHYVDNNRAAFEGVVRCSLVMSLSKVAPLKRQSVPRLELMAAVGARLSESILTTHTFKIDQCVFWTDSKTVCSWIRSDQHKFKQFVAFRIGEILELTRAMDWRWISAKLNIADVLTKWSRNPILQSNSEWFTGPSFLHQSEDQWPSTDTQIGDTTEEHMDCDRKKNGRRIITTKATEKQRLLIKAQYSSVHKPLSQEEFQKTEIVLWKQAQFDGFPDEMSVLTTNLTLKPGQQPERIARSSSIYKLTPVLDQDGILRMGGRMETSTDMPFDKRFPIILPRKLGLTGKLIQVYHEKFGHAIRETVVNELRQRFWIPNIRSTVFQVTRQCIWCKLHRCLPVVPRMSPLSIQRVTIYLRPFSVVGIDYLGPIEVTVRRKKMKR from the exons atgcatttcgtcatctttcggaAATTGAACCGtcatcttctgatccataagcacttaGAGAAAGTTCGGAAGTTGGAGCCGCCGAAGGCGGGAAAACTGGCGAGCTTCGTTCCGTTCGGGACTGCAGTGGAGCAGCTTTGTGAGCACATGAAAGCAGCCGAACTGAAACAGCATCTTGTAAATCCACTACTGATCCAGGATCTAGTGGACAAATTCCCAGACAACGAGAAACGTGAGTGGGTGCGCTACAAAAGCGGCAAAAAGCGGGTGACACTACGAATTTTCTCCAATTTTATTTCGGAGATTGTTTCCGATGCCTGTGAGGCTAACGTGTGCCTGGATTAcaagctgctgagcaaacccGTTGCGGAAGTTCAACCTGGAAAAGGGACGAAGGAGAAAGGTGCAGTTTACAGTCATCGCGAAGGTTCGAGTGGGGTCGACAACGAAGAGCGACGGAAGCAAAAGCCGTGCGAGCGTACGGATCACCGACTGCGATACTGCGAAGACTTCAAGAAGCTACCGTATGTCGACCGGATGAAAATAGTGGATCGTTTCAAGCTGTGCCTCAATGCGCACGGAACAGCCCAATGCAAGTTTAAACTGCGGTGCAACGTCGGCGAGTGCAGAGAAGCCCACAACACTCTCCTACATCCGGTGCAGCGGGTAGTCAGCGCTCATATCCGGGCCGACAGTTTGACATTGTTTCGGATGATTCCTGTGAACCTTCACTGCGGCGAACGGACGGTTACAGTTCTAGTGTTCCTGGACGAAGGAGCATCAGTGACGTTAATGGAGAAAAGCCTGGTAGATCGACTGGGAGCTGTCGGCATCGCGAAGAAGCTAACGATTAAGTGGACGGCCGATATCGCACGATTGGAGGAGTCCCGGCGGTTGAATCTTTGGGCGTCGGCGTTAGGTGCGGATGAAAAACTGTTGCTGAAAACCGTTCGTACGGTTGGGAAACTAATGCTGCCCCAACAAAAGCTGAACGCTGAAGAACTGTCGGACCAGTACGCCTACATGCGCGGACTACCGATCGCGTCGTACAACGGACGGCCGGAAATGCTTATCGGGTTGAACAACATCCACACGTTCGCCCCGATTGAAGCGAAGATTGGCTCCGTAGCAGATCCGATTGCAGTGCGATGTAAACTCGGCTGGACTGTCTACGGGCCGAGGCAAGCAAACGCAGTTGAAGCAAGTGGAGCTTACCTAGGCGTTAACCGTAAAATCACTAACGAAAGTCTGCACGACCTTCTAAAAACCCATTACGCTTTGGAAGAATCGGTG CCATCCGATGGCCTTGAAGAGGTTGAAGCAGTTAGAAAAGAAGCTGGAAAAGGACCCGGAGCTACGCCAAAACGTTGCCGACAGATCGACGAGTACCATGAAAAGGGGTACCCGCACTTGGCGACGGCAGAGGAACTCGCCAAAACGGAACCAGGTAAGGTATGGTATCTTCCTTTAAATGTCGTCCAGAACCCTAAGAAGCCAGAGAAGGTGCGGCTCATTTGGGATGCTGCCGCCGACGTACAAGGTGTCTCCCTCAACTCCAAATTGTTGAAGGGACCCGACATGCTTGTTCCCCTGATGTCCGTCTTAGTCGGTTTCCGAGAGCGTAGAATCGCCTTTGGCGGTGACGTACGTCAGATGTATCATCAGCTCCAGATGATCGCTCAAGATAAGCGCTTTCTACGGTTCCTCTTTCGCAAAAACGTTCAAGATCCTCCAAGTGTCTATGTAATGGACGTTGCCACGTTTGGGTCGACAAGTTCTCCTTGTTCGGCCCAATTTGTGAAGAATCGCAACGCGGAGGAGTTCGCCGGACAGTATCCGGAAGCGGCAGCAGCAATAATACATCGCCATTATGTCGACAACAATCGAGCTGCAT TTGAGGGAGTAGTGCGATGCAGTCTGGTTATGTCTCTGTCCAAAGTAGCCCCGCTGAAACGCCAGTCGGTTCCCCGACTGGAGCTGATGGCCGCCGTCGGTGCGCGGTTGAGCGAATCCATCCTGACAACGCACACGTTCAAAATCGACCAGTGCGTTTTCTGGACAGACTCTAAGACCGTGTGCAGTTGGATCCGCTCTGATCAGCACAAATTCAAGCAGTTTGTTGCGTTCAGGATCGGAGAAATTCTGGAACTGACACGAGCGATGGATTGGCGGTGGATTTCAGCGAAGCTCAACATTGCCGACGTCCTGACCAAATGGAGTCGGAATCCGATACTACAGAGCAACAGTGAGTGGTTCACCGGTCCATCATTCCTGCACCAGTCCGAAGATCAATGGCCATCTACCGATACGCAGATTGGTGACACTACCGAGGAA CATATGGATTGCGATCGCAAAAAGAATGGTAGGCGGATCATCACGACGAAGGCGACAGAAAAGCAACGGCTGCTGATCAAAGCTCAGTACTCTTCGGTCCACAAGCCTCTTAGCCAGGAGGAATTCCAGAAGACCGAGATCGTTCTGTGGAAACAAGCGCAGTTCGACGGTTTTCCAGACGAGATGAGTGTGTTGACGACGAACTTGACACTGAAGCCAGGGCAGCAACCCGAAAGGATAGCGAGATCTAGCAGCATCTATAAGCTAACACCGGTCCTAGATCAGGACGGAATTCTACGGATGGGCGGCCGAATGGAGACGTCGACCGACATGCCGTTCGATAAGAGATTTCCTATCATCCTTCCTCGAAAGCTCGGGCTGACGGGAAAGCTAATTCAAGTTTACCACGAGAAATTCGGACATGCCATTCGGGAGACCGTGGTGAATGAGCTTCGCCAGCGGTTCTGGATCCCGaacatccgaagtacagttttcCAAGTAACGCGACAGTGCATTTGGTGCAAATTGCATCGCTGTCTTCCAGTAGTTCCACGGATGAGTCCGCTTTCGATCCAGCGGGTAACAATATACCTTCGGCCATTTAGCGTGGTGGGCATAGACTATTTGGGTCCCATCGAAGTGACCGTCCGCCGGAAGAAGATGAAAAgatga
- the LOC128746340 gene encoding O-acyltransferase like protein-like, which yields MDRLALCLVTFFLLGSVKALQLQNIHTDFLSFLGNQSSVWNHTDPVTSVQDQSCLYQLELFSKAYSDDEPWAVNFFDSWGKVPAGVHFGNVYEFGNFDQCRRVLHRHYYGTVAGQHCTLMVDVRGLNFAFGPIWFGLCMPAACRPALVSDLAGEFLRHENMRLVNNLEQFCYGPEEPHYSALAIAAIILFSGYGALLVLATAVEARFHFSSQTTPSYVKRCSIYNNLLKIYRTIPRNQTKTDTIDCINGIRSLSMLWIIVNHVHDTSLGIPASNGIMQTEYANSYFGVLFHRLGGKAVDIFLMLSGVLVTIKVLRELDRNRKLNVLKLWVHRIVRITPAYAATIFFAVAFTQYFGEGFLHKSITAENTDNCSKSWWSALLYVQNYVHQKNMCLAHTWYLSVDMQLYILSPLILVPLWKYGKGFVPFIVLLALLSISCVFTTFMVNDYRLNRLAPIGDGLMARKTYHATHARMSVWLFGVLFGYILHNTQSRVVRLSKTVQLLGWTITAAIIVATGYSLKQVYTGDYTAVPLVANAFYESLHRSLWAFAVMWIIFVCVNRQGGVVDEFLGWTGWQPMAKLSYTMYLLHIWLQAVTFTMQLKTTIYFSTMNLFYTIFGLTGLSMAAATVWSVAFEYPFFGAERILFGKSKSHV from the exons ATGGATCGTTTAGCTCTCTGTTTAGTTACGTTTTTCCTTTTGGGCTCTGTTAAGGCTTTGCAGTTGCAAAATATTCACACggattttttgtcatttcttgGAAACCAATCCTCGGTTTGGAATCACACCGATCCGGTTACGTCGGTTCAAGACCAGTCATGTTTATATCAGCTGGAACTATTTTCAAAGGCCTACTCTGACGATGAACCGTGGGCCGTAAATT TTTTCGATTCATGGGGTAAAGTCCCTGCTGGGGTGCACTTTGGAAATGTGTACGAGTTCGGAAATTTTGATCAATGTCGAAGAGTGCTTCATCGGCATTACTATGGAACCGTGGCTGGGCAGCATTGTACCCTGATGGTGGACGTACGCGGGTTGAATTTTGCTTTTGGTCCGATTTGGTTTGGTCTGTGCATGCCGGCTGCCTGTAGACCTGCACTAGTAAGTGATCTGGCAGGAGAATTCCTTCGACACGAGAACATGAGATTGGTCAATAACTTGGAGCAATTCTGTTACGGACCCGAGGAACCTCACTACTCAGCTTTGGCAATAGCGGCAAT tatacTTTTCTCGGGTTATGGAGCACTTCTCGTTCTGGCAACGGCCGTAGAAGCACGCTTCCATTTTTCATCCCAGACTACTCCGAGCTATGTAAAACGATGCTCTATTTACAACAATCTCCTTAAAATCTACAGAACCATTCCTCGGAATCAAACGAAAACGGACACAATAGATTGCATCAACGGCATCCGCTCGCTGTCGATGCTGTGGATAATCGTAAATCACGTTCATGACACTTCGCTCGGTATTCCGGCCTCGAACGGTATCATGCAAACGGAGTACGCCAACAGTTACTTCGGGGTACTCTTTCACCGGCTTGGAGGAAAAGCTGTTGACATATTTCTGATGCTGAGTGGAGTGTTGGTGACAATCAAGGTACTACGTGAGTTGGACCGCAACCGGAAACTCAACGTGCTCAAGTTGTGGGTTCATCGAATCGTTCGCATTACTCCGGCCTACGCCGCTACGATATTCTTCGCTGTGGCTTTTACGCAATACTTCGGGGAAGGATTCCTACACAAGAGCATTACGGCAGAAAATACAGATAATTGTTCCAAGAGTTGGTGGTCCGCTCTGCTCTACGTTCAAAACTACGTTCATCAGAAGAACATGTGCCTGGCGCATACTTGGTATCTCTCCGTAGACATGCAGCTGTACATCCTGTCCCCTTTGATTCTTGTTCCACTGTGGAAATATGGAAAAGGATTTGTTCCATTCATCGTACTACTAGCTTTACTATCAATATCTTGTGTCTTCACCACGTTTATGGTTAACGACTACCGTTTAAACCGATTAGCCCCAATCGGCGATGGACTAATGGCTCGCAAAACGTACCACGCAACCCACGCTCGTATGTCGGTTTGGTTGTTTGGAGTCCTCTTCGGCTATATCTTACACAACACCCAATCCCGAGTGGTCCGTCTATCCAAAACGGTTCAACTTCTAGGCTGGACCATCACAGCCGCGATAATTGTGGCAACCGGCTATTCACTGAAGCAAGTGTACACCGGCGATTACACGGCCGTTCCTCTGGTCGCAAATGCCTTCTACGAATCACTGCACCGTAGCTTGTGGGCATTCGCCGTTATGTGGATCATTTTCGTTTGCGTAAACCGGCAGGGTGGAGTGGTGGACGAATTCCTCGGCTGGACAGGCTGGCAACCGATGGCGAAACTGTCCTACACGATGTATCTGTTGCACATTTGGCTGCAGGCCGTCACCTTTACCATGCAGCTGAAGACAACGATCTACTTCAGCACGATGAACCTGTTCTACACCATTTTTGGCCTGACGGGACTCAGCATGGCGGCCGCTACCGTTTGGAGTGTGGCATTCGAGTATCCGTTTTTCGGTGCGGAGCGGATTTTGTTCGGAAAGAGCAAATCACATGTGTAG
- the LOC128746341 gene encoding nose resistant to fluoxetine protein 6-like, with product MRLIFGLVLALACVVGRSQSSAVVERLERIPLEFATFLGDFRSSNHTVDISYWKDQNCVYDLQLFGLALQEEQPWALNVYDLWGKMPAGLLQGNYFTPGNFERCRHLATKLFDGQHCTVQFGFDSMKLPLNPLWLGICVPDSCEPRLVKSLTNYFAQQYGLDTVDDYSQAEFCYREELGEEFGGVTISAIVVLSCIAGAIVMFTVVEVLGMLLKLSIPQFLKDLSLYSNLAMLFKTEPKAEQKTDTLDCVYGIRSLLMLQIIVHHVHHALSTIPVTDDNARREYFDDAGGIISYRVTALCADMFLVLSAMLLTYGIMKELTLNAGKLNVWKLWLHRIVRIFPAYAMLVYFWIAFGEYFGEGPLYRHLVQPTVDACNDHWWSAMLFVQNYVNPDRLCIAHTWYLSIDMQLYIITPLLVYILWKLGPQFVPGLAFLMLVSMACVFATFSGNDFWLTPEMDPEREQHRLRSTYYATHARMSVWFFGIAFGYFLFRTREKQVKWSPVVLTVVSILMTALAAVIMYVTTEIYKTRGVSVAGDAFYETLHRVAWVGTHMWLIFMCVNGYGSVLDSFLSWALWQPIARLSYCMYLIHYLVVVVILGGIVQEPLFFSTVNVQYMTVGVVAITGAAALVWALFIERPFLAIERNIWQWVGKLQQ from the exons ATGCGATTAATTTTCGGCCTTGTGCTCGCGCTGGCCTGCGTTGTTGGAAGGAGCCAGTCCTCCGCCGTGGTGGAAAGGTTGGAAAGAATTCCGTTAGAATTCGCAACCTTTCTAGGTGATTTTCGGTCCAGTAATCACACCGTGGATATTAGCTACTGGAAGGATCAGAACTGCGTTTATGATTTGCAACTGTTTGGTCTTGCACTGCAGGAAGAACAACCATGGGCCTTGAATG TTTACGATTTGTGGGGCAAAATGCCGGCCGGATTACTACAGGGAAATTATTTCACACCGGGTAATTTCGAGCGGTGCCGCCATTTGGCCACCAAATTGTTCGACGGCCAACACTGCACTGTGCAGTTCGGTTTCGATTCTATGAAACTTCCCCTGAATCCACTTTGGTTGGGCATTTGTGTTCCTGATTCGTGCGAACCGCGGCTGGTCAAAAGTTTAACGAATTATTTCGCGCAACAGTATGGGTTAGATACCGTCGACGATTACAGCCAGGCGGAGTTCTGCTACCGGGAGGAGCTGGGTGAGGAGTTTGGTGGAGTCACTATCAGTGCTAT TGTCGTATTGAGTTGTATTGCGGGGGCGATTGTTATGTTCACGGTAGTTGAGGTTCTTGGCATGCTGCTGAAGCTGTCAATTCCACAATTCCTGAAGGATCTTTCACTGTACAGCAACCTGGCCATGCTGTTCAAAACCGAGCCTAAAGCCGAACAAAAAACCGACACTTTGGACTGCGTATATGGAATTCGCTCGCTTCTAATGTTGCAGATCATAGTTCATCATGTTCATCATGCTCTGAGCACCATTCCGGTTACGGACGACAACGCCAGACGGGAGTACTTCGACGATGCAGGCGGAATTATTAGCTATCGTGTGACGGCCCTATGTGCGGACATGTTCCTAGTGCTAAGTGCAATGTTACTCACGTACGGTATCATGAAAGAGCTGACGCTCAACGCCGGCAAGCTGAACGTGTGGAAGCTTTGGCTGCATCGAATTGTTCGAATCTTTCCCGCCTATGCAATGTTGGTCTACTTCTGGATCGCTTTCGGCGAGTACTTCGGCGAAGGTCCACTTTATCGGCATCTGGTGCAGCCGACGGTCGACGCTTGCAACGATCACTGGTGGTCGGCAATGCTGTTTGTGCAGAACTACGTCAATCCGGATCGGCTG TGCATTGCCCACACCTGGTACCTATCGATCGACATGCAGCTGTACATCATCACTCCGCTGCTGGTGTACATCCTGTGGAAACTGGGTCCGCAGTTCGTTCCGGGGCTAGCCTTCCTGATGCTGGTTTCCATGGCCTGCGTGTTTGCAACCTTCAGCGGTAACGACTTCTGGCTGACGCCGGAAATGGACCCCGAACGGGAACAGCATCGTTTGCGGTCCACCTACTACGCGACGCACGCCCGGATGTCGGTATGGTTTTTCGGCATCGCTTTCGGCTATTTTCTGTTCCGCACGCGCGAAAAGCAGGTCAAGTGGTCACCGGTAGTGCTAACGGTGGTGTCCATTCTGATGACGGCACTGGCCGCGGTCATTATGTACGTTACGACCGAAATATACAAGACGCGTGGGGTGTCCGTAGCGGGTGATGCGTTCTACGAGACGCTGCATCGGGTTGCCTGGGTCGGTACCCACATGTGGCTTATCTTTATGTGCGTCAACGGTTACGGTAGTGTGCTGGACAGCTTCCTAAGTTGGGCCCTGTGGCAACCGATTGCTCGCTTGTCCTATTGTATGTATTTGATCCATTACCTGGTCGTGGTGGTCATCTTGGGAGGAATCGTCCAGGAGCCGCTCTTCTTCAGCACGGTCAACGTGCAGTATATGACAGTGGGAGTAGTCGCGATAACCGGAGCAGCGGCCCTTGTCTGGGCGCTATTTATCGAGCGTCCATTCTTGGCTATAGAACGAAACATTTGGCAATGGGTTGGTAAATTACAACAATAA
- the LOC128746344 gene encoding nose resistant to fluoxetine protein 6-like yields the protein MWQNGSAWIALLVLGLGVTSVFARTANQTRTANQTRTGEFSIDELLLLNRQFLDFLIAYDDSAVVQPGDRQCLGRMQQLSTAYLNRERHGLQWFDSWGKIPSGLYHGNGNAFGNYDQCRQYRWQDVRGQHCTFLSMISPDWPVLTSSLCVPHVCAPEFARQLYGEYLTTRGAMVITELNQNNLCIQDRDVEFNGAVITAMVIFSLIAVAVAGCTTYELLQVTLKRDVNKLYSSFSLYRNVLSILHIVPTKPKDGTRNSETIECAHGVRALSMIWIIVVHIHESIVSVPVNNEVAKQEYLGSFGAVVIFGMGYLAVDTFLVLSGMLVAWNLLKELDKNGKINPLMLYLHRYIRITAPYAALILFVVSFAKYMGEGILWQSGIDASADTCSKYWWSALLHIQNYVNPRRICLGWTWYLSVDMQLYIIGPALIYPLWRFGKRVLIGIGFLALLSIACVFTTFLVNDFRINHSAPNSQDRYVRTYYPTHARMAVWLLGTIFGYILYTTKSTGVQLAKRYYAIGWATCFALLGLMTYSLYEFTRTDFNEFSNVADAFFEALHRSVFAICVMWIIFACVNGKGWLLNDFLSSSLWQPLSKLSFTMYLLHLQMILMASIASVKTYGYFSVMDLFYRVWGALGLTTSIALLWSAIFEIPFVTLDRLLLRS from the exons ATGTGGCAAAACGGTTCTGCGTGGATTGCGCTGCTGGTCCTCGGCCTCGGTGTGACCTCGGTGTTTGCTCGTACTGCGAATCAAACTCGGACCGCAAATCAAACTCGTACTGGAGAGTTCAGCATTGATGAACTGCTCTTGTTGAATCGACAGTTTCTGGACTTCCTCATCGCTTACGATGATTCGGCGGTAGTGCAACCCGGTGATCGACAGTGCCTCGGAAGGATGCAACAACTATCCACGGCTTATCTGAATCGGGAACGCCACGGGTTGCAGT GGTTTGATTCATGGGGTAAAATCCCGTCGGGACTTTATCATGGCAATGGAAATGCTTTCGGAAACTACGACCAGTGCCGACAGTACCGCTGGCAGGATGTTCGTGGACAGCACTGTACTTTTCTCTCCATGATTTCGCCTGACTGGCCAGTTCTTACGTCTTCCCTGTGTGTACCGCATGTTTGTGCACCGGAATTTGCTCGCCAGTTGTACGGTGAATATCTGACTACTCGGGGCGCTATGGTTATTACCGAACTGAATCAAAACAATCTGTGCATTCAAGACCGGGACGTGGAGTTCAACGGTGCCGTGATAACTGCTAT GGTAATATTTTCTTTGATTGCGGTTGCCGTGGCCGGTTGTACCACGTATGAGTTGCTTCAGGTGACCTTGAAACGGGACGTTAACAAACTGTACAGTTCGTTCTCACTGTACCGGAATGTGCTTAGTATTCTACACATCGTGCCGACGAAGCCCAAGGACGGCACAAGGAATTCCGAAACGATCGAATGTGCGCACGGAGTGCGAGCTCTATCGATGATCTGGATTATCGTGGTGCATATCCACGAAAGCATTGTTTCCGTTCCGGTGAACAACGAGGTGGCAAAGCAAGAGTATTTGGGTAGCTTCGGTGCAGTCGTTATCTTCGGAATGGGTTATCTAGCTGTGGACACTTTTTTGGTTTTGAGTGGCATGTTGGTGGCATGGAACCTGCTGAAGGAGTTGGATAAGAACGGGAAGATAAATCCTCTGATGTTGTATCTTCACCGGTACATTCGAATTACGGCTCCGTATGCTGCCTTGATACTGTTTGTTGTTTCATTCGCTAAATACATGGGAGAAGGTATTCTATGGCAGAGTGGAATAGATGCAAGTGCGGATACTTGTTCGAAATATTGGTGGTCAGCTCTGCTGCACATTCAGAATTACGTTAATCCCAGAAGAATA TGCCTCGGATGGACGTGGTATCTTTCTGTTGATATGCAGCTATACATCATCGGACCAGCTCTTATCTATCCGCTGTGGCGATTTGGCAAACGAGTATTAATCGGGATTGGTTTTCTGGCATTGCTATCGATAGCATGCGTCTTTACGACCTTCCTCGTGAATGATTTTCGGATTAATCACAGTGCTCCAAATTCGCAGGATCGGTACGTTAGGACCTACTATCCGACACACGCTCGGATGGCTGTCTGGCTGCTTGGCACCATCTTTGGGTACATACTGTACACAACGAAATCAACGGGCGTTCAACTGGCAAAACGTTATTACGCCATCGGTTGGGCGACCTGTTTTGCGCTGCTCGGGTTGATGACGTATTCATTGTACGAATTCACCCGAACGGATTTCAACGAGTTCTCCAACGTCGCAGATGCCTTCTTCGAAGCGCTTCACCGGTCCGTGTTTGCGATTTGCGTTATGTGGATTATCTTTGCCTGCGTTAACGGAAAGGGTTGGCTTCTCAACGATTTCCTGAGCTCTTCTCTGTGGCAACCGCTTTCGAAGTTATCCTTCACGATGTACCTGCTGCACCTTCAAATGATATTGATGGCATCCATAGCTTCGGTCAAAACGTATGGATATTTCAGCGTTATGGACCTGTTCTACCGTGTCTGGGGCGCACTAGGGCTGACCACGAGCATAGCCCTACTGTGGAGTGCAATATTCGAGATTCCATTCGTTACCCTGGATAGACTGCTGCTCAGGAGTTGA